In Camelina sativa cultivar DH55 chromosome 13, Cs, whole genome shotgun sequence, the genomic window catcatcatcatcaataaaatCTTCCAACCCATAAACTGCCTCCTTGAAAAAACCGCTCATTGGGATTGTCCttgatttttcttcatcttctaccTCCCTTTGCTGCTCATAGGCTACTTTCAGTATCTTCGACGTTAGCTGCACAAATACATATGGAATTTAGAACCCAAACATCAATTCCAAAATATACGAAAAGGTTGTAATTTCTCTCACCTTATCGGTTTTGCGAACCTTCCTCGAGGATGGAGCAACGACGGGAATAGCTTGATGTTTCCGTTTGATCGCCATTAGATTCAGTCAAACAGGTAGAGAGATACCATAGAAAGAGATCGAGagcatttgaagaagaagaaaccctaaaatgcTTAGACCTAAAATGTTTTACGTGGCTTGAACGGCTACTTTAATTGAGGTCTAAAGCCCAATATGAAGATATGGGTTCTATATTTATGGTCCATTAAACAAGTACAgtaacatcaaatcaaaatcaacttATTCAAAACGCCGAACGCCAAACGCAAAACGCACTATGCTGCTGCGTCCTCACAAACGCAAAACGGCAAAAGCTTCATCATCCTCCCTCACAAAGCAATTTTGGCTCGCCTTCGAGTTTTGGGCGGCAAAACACAGTCGCCGACCTAAGGGTttgttttgctctctctctctctctctctctctctctctctctctctctctctctctctctctctctcattcacTCAGTCCCAGATTACGGTGTTTTGATTCGATTGAGGAGACTAattcgatttttagggttttaaaaatGCAAGGAGATTCGTCTCCGGCGACTACGAGCTCTCCGTTGATAAGACCGATAAACAGAAACGTAGTTCACAGAATCTGCTCCGGTCAAGTCATTTTAGACCTCTCCTCTGCTGTCAAGGAGCTTGTGGAGAACAGTCTCGACGCCGGAGCCACCAGTATAGAGATCAACCTCCGAGACTACGGCGAAGACTACTTTCAGGTCATCGACAACGGTTGTGGCATTTCCCCAACCAATTTCAAGGTCTGTTTTCCTTAAAATCTCTGACGATTCGGATCCCTAATTGTGCTGTAATTGACAGTAATGGTGTTTACAGGTTCTTGCACTTAAGCATCATACTTCTAAATTGGAGGATTTCACAGATCTTCTGAGTTTGACTACTTTTGGTTTTAGAGGAGAAGCCTTGAGCTCTCTCTGTGCATTGGGGAATCTCACGGtggaaacaagaacaaagaatgAGCCTGTTGCTACGCTCCTGACGTTTGATCATTCTGGTTTGCTGACTGATGAAAAGAAGACTGCACGCCAAATCGGTACCACTGTCACTGTGAGGAAGTTGTTCTCTAATTTACCTGTACGAAGCAAAGAGTTTAAGCGCAATATACGCAAAGAGTATGGAAAGCTTGTATCTTTATTGAACGTGAGTCTCTTACTGGATACTTTGATATTGGATCACTATGTTTTATTATGCTAGAATTAGCTTTTGACTTTTGCTTAATCTCTGTTTTAGCTATGACCAATGATTCTTCAATGGTTTTCCTCTTGTTTCATTTGTGTAGGCATATGCACTTATTGCGAAAGGAGTGCGGTTTGTCTGCTCTAACACGACTGGGAAAACCCCAAAGTCTGTTGTGCTGAACACACAAGGGAGGGGTTCACTTAAAGACAATATCATAACAGTATTTGGCTTGAGCACCTTTACAAGTCTACAGCCTGTAAATATATCTATATCAGATGATTGTAGAGTTGAAGGGTTTCTTTCCAAGCGCGGACAGGGTACTGGACGCAATTTGGCAGATCGACAGTATTTCTTCATTAATGGTCGGCCTGTAGATATGCCGAAAGTCAGCAAATTGGTGAATGAGTTATACAAAGATACAAGTTCTCGAAAATATCCAGTTGCCATTCTCGATTTTATTGTGCCAGGTGGAGCATGTGATTTGAATGTCACGCCCGATAAAAGAAAGGTGTTCTTCTCTGATGAGACTTCTGTTATCGGTTCTCTGAGGGAAGGTCTGAACGACATATATTCTTCTAGTAATGCGTCTTATACTGTAAATAGGTTCGAGGAGAATTCCGAGCAAGCAGATAGGGCTGGAGTTTCATCTCTTCAGGAGAAATCAAATCTCCTGTCCAAAGGGATTGTTCTGGATGTCAGCTCTAAAACCAGACAGGAGGAAGTTAATGGAAAGGAAGTTTCTTTCTCAAGGGATGCTGAGATTGATAATAGTTCGACTATGGAGAAGTTTAAATTTGACATTAAGGCACAGGGGACTAAGAAAGGGGAAGGTTCTTTATCAGTCCATGGTGAGTCCCCAACTGTAGCTCACCTTAA contains:
- the LOC104737521 gene encoding DNA mismatch repair protein PMS1-like isoform X2, whose amino-acid sequence is MQGDSSPATTSSPLIRPINRNVVHRICSGQVILDLSSAVKELVENSLDAGATSIEINLRDYGEDYFQVIDNGCGISPTNFKVLALKHHTSKLEDFTDLLSLTTFGFRGEALSSLCALGNLTVETRTKNEPVATLLTFDHSGLLTDEKKTARQIGTTVTVRKLFSNLPVRSKEFKRNIRKEYGKLVSLLNAYALIAKGVRFVCSNTTGKTPKSVVLNTQGRGSLKDNIITVFGLSTFTSLQPVNISISDDCRVEGFLSKRGQGTGRNLADRQYFFINGRPVDMPKVSKLVNELYKDTSSRKYPVAILDFIVPGGACDLNVTPDKRKVFFSDETSVIGSLREGLNDIYSSSNASYTVNRFEENSEQADRAGVSSLQEKSNLLSKGIVLDVSSKTRQEEVNGKEVSFSRDAEIDNSSTMEKFKFDIKAQGTKKGEGSLSVHGESPTVAHLNKTTSKDLPHSNVTEKVTDASKHLSSRSGFAQSTLNSFVTMGKRKHENISTMLSEAPFLRNQTSSCRVEKSRFEVRALAARCLMEGDHVDGMVLSKEDKMPNQMESESENRISPGIDTDKVERHERKHEKSLCFEEPTSDKTLSKGDMERILEENPRCSQPLRSVATVLDSPAQSTGPKLFSTLEFSFQNLRTRRLERLSRLQSTGYVSKCTNTPQSKKCFAAATLELSQPDDDERKARALAAATSELERLFRKEYFRRMQVLGQFNLGFIIAKLERDLFIVDQWKFPSFQSFFLNLNFESLE